Proteins from a genomic interval of Marmoricola sp. OAE513:
- a CDS encoding circularly permuted type 2 ATP-grasp protein: protein MTVLRDYAAALSQPTLTGAVLRYDEVVAPDGTLRPSWKGLADLAVRLTPGDLARLDNEIRQFLNNDGVTYARPGQVSDAWQLDPVPLVISAAEWAPLEVGLAQRAELLNAILVDLYGEQTLLREGVVPAEVVFGHSGFVRTMARTTGTDSRPLVIAAADLGRTQDGTWTVLSDRAQAPSGIGYALENRRVISQVLPELYREAGLHRVRPFLDAFRSALIQTADVDVVDPRIVVLSPGTHSETSYDQANVAASLGFPLVRGSDLVARQGRVYLRAYGGTMEQVDVILRRVDASWSDPLELRADSQLGVPGLSEAIRRGTVRIVNGLGAGVLENPGLLPYLPAASEALLGESLRLPTVATWWCGDADGLAHVVPRLGELAIRAIDRPGTDLAGPDADLDEVRRRVVAEPHRFVGQQRLTMSQAPSFGGASLEPQALTLRTFTLRSGSAYRPMVGGLASTQDVHRLRASSKDVWILKANPEEADAEVLTLASVQARPAVVPRALDDLYWFGRYRARAEDTLRLLLAAHSLNEDFKSRPSSTGGRASRVLLDALAGVPVDSTEVDQRLRTILLDTSRPSTVAQSFSALRDCAQSVRDQLSLDVWKAFGAFDRASWELVRHEHSYQVSESAGRMLNATLALHGVTSNMVRDEGWRMIRIGGWLERAMQVAQLLRLVIVRNGLDVDRMVLNQALLAADSAVTHRRRYRGYVRPRTVLDLLLFDDENPRSVEFALTELRRHLGALRASTGSTRPERLLEELIEECRTADLTSMVALDGETRPYLVKHLDQLSRQLVRLADSIASVHFETAPRMRPLGPMAPPGGPAVSTP, encoded by the coding sequence GTGACCGTCCTGCGCGACTACGCGGCTGCACTGTCGCAGCCGACGCTGACCGGGGCGGTGCTCCGCTACGACGAGGTGGTCGCCCCCGACGGCACGCTGCGCCCGAGCTGGAAGGGTCTGGCCGACCTCGCAGTCAGGCTGACCCCCGGTGACCTGGCACGGCTGGACAACGAGATCAGGCAGTTCCTCAACAACGACGGCGTCACCTACGCGCGGCCCGGTCAGGTCTCGGACGCCTGGCAGCTCGACCCGGTGCCGCTGGTCATCAGTGCCGCCGAGTGGGCCCCGCTCGAGGTCGGCCTCGCCCAACGGGCCGAGCTCCTGAACGCGATCCTGGTCGACCTGTACGGCGAGCAGACGCTCCTGCGCGAGGGCGTGGTGCCGGCGGAGGTGGTCTTCGGCCACTCCGGGTTCGTCCGGACGATGGCGCGCACCACCGGGACCGACTCGCGCCCCCTGGTCATCGCTGCCGCCGACCTCGGGCGCACCCAGGACGGGACCTGGACTGTGCTGTCGGACCGGGCCCAGGCACCGTCGGGGATCGGCTACGCGCTGGAGAACCGGCGCGTGATCTCCCAGGTCCTCCCCGAGCTCTACCGCGAAGCCGGCCTGCACCGGGTCCGACCGTTCCTCGACGCGTTCCGGTCGGCGCTGATCCAGACCGCGGACGTCGACGTGGTCGACCCGCGCATCGTGGTCCTGTCCCCCGGCACCCACTCCGAGACGTCCTACGACCAGGCGAACGTCGCGGCCAGCCTCGGCTTCCCCCTGGTCCGCGGCTCCGACCTGGTCGCGCGCCAGGGTCGGGTCTACCTGCGCGCCTACGGCGGCACGATGGAGCAGGTCGACGTGATCCTGCGCCGGGTCGACGCCTCCTGGAGCGACCCGCTGGAGCTGCGCGCGGACTCCCAGCTCGGCGTACCGGGTCTGTCCGAGGCGATCCGCCGGGGCACCGTCCGGATCGTCAACGGCCTCGGCGCCGGGGTTCTGGAGAACCCGGGCCTGCTGCCGTACCTGCCCGCGGCGAGCGAGGCGCTGCTCGGGGAGTCGCTGCGGTTGCCGACCGTCGCGACCTGGTGGTGCGGCGACGCTGACGGGCTGGCCCACGTGGTGCCCCGTCTCGGCGAGCTCGCGATCCGCGCGATCGACCGCCCGGGCACCGACCTGGCCGGACCGGACGCCGATCTGGACGAGGTACGTCGACGGGTCGTCGCCGAGCCGCACCGGTTCGTCGGCCAGCAGCGGCTGACGATGTCGCAGGCGCCCTCGTTCGGGGGCGCGTCGCTGGAGCCGCAGGCCCTGACGCTGCGGACCTTCACGCTGCGGTCCGGGTCGGCGTACCGACCGATGGTCGGGGGACTGGCCTCGACCCAGGACGTCCACCGGCTCCGGGCATCCAGCAAGGACGTCTGGATCCTCAAGGCGAACCCCGAGGAGGCCGACGCCGAGGTGCTCACCCTCGCCTCGGTGCAGGCGCGACCGGCCGTGGTTCCCCGTGCCCTCGACGACCTGTACTGGTTCGGCCGCTACCGCGCTCGCGCCGAGGACACCCTGCGGTTGCTGCTGGCCGCGCACTCGCTGAACGAGGACTTCAAGTCCCGGCCCTCCTCCACCGGCGGGCGGGCGAGCCGGGTGCTGCTCGATGCCCTCGCCGGGGTACCGGTGGACTCCACCGAGGTCGACCAGCGCCTCCGCACGATCCTGCTCGACACCAGCCGGCCGAGCACCGTGGCCCAGTCGTTCTCCGCGCTCCGCGACTGCGCGCAGAGCGTCCGCGACCAGCTCTCGCTCGACGTCTGGAAGGCGTTCGGCGCCTTCGACCGGGCATCGTGGGAGCTGGTCCGCCACGAGCACAGCTACCAGGTCTCCGAGAGCGCCGGCCGGATGCTCAACGCGACGCTTGCGCTGCACGGCGTCACGTCCAACATGGTGCGCGACGAGGGCTGGCGGATGATCCGCATCGGCGGCTGGCTCGAGCGCGCCATGCAGGTCGCCCAGCTGCTCCGCCTCGTCATCGTGCGCAACGGTCTCGACGTCGACCGGATGGTGCTCAACCAGGCGCTGCTCGCCGCGGACAGCGCCGTCACCCACCGGCGCCGGTACCGCGGCTACGTGCGCCCGCGGACGGTGCTCGACCTGCTGCTCTTCGACGACGAGAACCCGCGCTCGGTGGAGTTCGCTCTGACCGAGCTGCGGCGTCACCTCGGCGCGCTGAGGGCGTCGACCGGGTCGACCAGGCCCGAGCGGCTGCTCGAGGAGCTCATCGAGGAGTGCCGGACCGCGGACCTCACCTCGATGGTCGCCCTCGACGGCGAGACCCGCCCTTACCTGGTCAAGCACCTCGACCAGCTCAGCCGGCAGCTGGTCCGGCTGGCCGACTCGATCGCGAGCGTCCACTTCGAGACCGCGCCGCGGATGCGCCCGCTCGGCCCGATGGCACCCCCGGGTGGGCCGGCGGTGAGCACCCCGTGA